A stretch of Gasterosteus aculeatus chromosome 4, fGasAcu3.hap1.1, whole genome shotgun sequence DNA encodes these proteins:
- the acsl4a gene encoding long-chain-fatty-acid--CoA ligase 4 has protein sequence MGPQPQSALQAVLLLPIHLLVWLYSVLSFLPWYCVTGAGGRKALSKRIKARSTSGRAEGPYRSVDHFDSLAREDFPGKDTLDKLFTHAVQRFGPADCLGTRDVLCEENEIQPSGKVFKKLILGDYRWLSYNEVDCIVDHFGSGLAALGQQPKSSIAIFCETRAEWMITAQTCFRRNFPLVTFYATLGEDAIAFGLNEAEVTHLVTSVELLETKLKNVLPQIPKLKHVIYVDQKKLNTTCYPAGLSTHSMQEVQELGALPENMGRAIMKPQPSDLAMVMYTSGSTGTPKGVMIVHSNLIAGMTGQCERIPGLGPNDTYIAYLPLAHVLEMTAEISSVTYGCRIGYSSPQTLSDQSTKIKRGSRGDSSVLKPTLMAAVPEIMDRINKNVMSKVQEMNIIQKTLFTLGYKYKLEQIRRGYDAPLCNALLFGKVKKLLGGRVRMMMSGGAPLSSATQRFMNVCFCCPVGQGYGLTETCGAGTITEVADISTGRVGAPLICCEVRLRDWAEGGYTSRDEPNPRGEILIGGPNVTMGYYRQENHNEDFFVDEKGQRWFCTGDVGEVYADGCLQIVDRKKDLVKLQAGEYVSLGKVECALKNCSIIDNICVYANSDQNYVISFVVPNQKTMTVLAKQRGIVGAWEDICTHPDMEREVLKEIKEVAANIKLQRFEIPMKVHLSPEPWTPETGLVTDAFKLKRKELKNHYLHHIERMYGGK, from the exons ATGGGTCCCCAACCACAGTCTGCCCTCCAAGCTGTCCTCCTGCTTCCAATCCACCTTCTGGTGTGGCTGTACTCCGTCCTGTCCTTCCTTCCCTGGTACTGCGTGACTGGAGCCGGGGGGCGAAAAGCTCTGTCCAAGCGGATAAAGGCCCGTTCAACTTCAGGCCGCGCGGAGGGGCCCTACCGCTCCGTGGACCACTTCGATTCCTTAGCCAGGGAAGACTTCCCGGGCAAGGACACGCTGGATAAGCTGTTCACGCATGCTGTGCAGCGCTTCGGACCGGCAGACTGTCTCGGCACCAGAGATGTGCTGTGCGAAGAGAATGAGATCCAACCCAGCggtaaagtatttaaaaag CTGATCCTGGGCGACTATAGATGGCTCTCGTACAATGAAGTGGACTGTATCGTCGATCATTTTGGCAGTGGACTGGCAGCTTTGGGGCAGCAGCCCAAAAGCAGCATTGCAATCTTTTGTGAGACCAGAGCGGAGTGGATGATCACAGCCCAGACGTGCTTCAGGCGCAACTTCCCAT TGGTGACATTCTACGCCACTCTGGGAGAGGACGCGATTGCATTTGGACTAAACGAGGCTGAAGTGACGCATCTAGTCACTAGCGTGGAGCTGCTCGAGACAAAACTAAAA AATGTGCTTCCACAGATCCCAAAACTGAAGCACGTGATCTACGTGGACCAAAAGAAGCTGAACACAACATGCTACCCAGCGGGATTGTCCACCCACAGCATGCAGGAGGTGCAAGAGCTGGGCGCGCTGCCCGAGAATA TGGGGAGGGCGATTATGAAGCCCCAGCCCTCCGACCTGGCCATGGTGATGTACACCAGCGGCTCCACCGGCACACCGAAAGGAGTCATGATCGTCCACAGCAACCTGATAGCGGGAATGACGGGCCAGTGTGAACGCATTCCTGGACTTGg GCCTAATGATACTTACATAGCCTATCTGCCCCTGGCTCATGTTCTGGAGATGACCGCGGAAATCTCCAGCGTCACATATGGCTGTCGGATCGGCTACTCGTCCCCTCAGACGCTATCAGACCAG TCCACTAAGATAAAGAGAGGAAGTAGAGGAGACAGCTCTGTGCTCAAACCCACCTTGATGGCAGCTGTGCCA GAAATTATGGACCGCATCAACAAGAATGTGATGAGCAAAGTGCAGGAAATGAATATCATCCAGAAGACGCTGTTTACGCTGGGCTACAAATATAAACTAGAGCAGATCAGGAGGGGCTATGACGCACCACTCTGCAATGC CCTGTTGTTTGGGAAAGTGAAGAAACTCCTTGGGGGTCGTGTGAGGATGATGATGTCTGGAGGAGCCCCGCTGTCCTCGGCCACGCAGAGGTTCATGAATGTATGCTTCTGCTGTCCAGTGGGTCAGGGTTACGGCCTCACGGAAACCTGTGGGGCCGGAACCATCACAGAGG TTGCGGACATCAGCACTGGTCGGGTTGGAGCTCCTCTGATCTGCTGCGAGGTCCGGCTCAGGGACTGGGCTGAAG GCGGCTACACCAGCAGAGACGAGCCAAACCCAAGAGGGGAAATCTTGATCGGCGGCCCCAACGTCACCATGGGTTACTACCGGCAGGAGAACCACAACGAGGACTTTTTTGTAGATGAAAAGGGTCAGAGGTGGTTCTGCACAGGAGACGTGGGCGAGGTTTACGCAGACGGCTGTCTCCAGATAGTGG ATCGCAAGAAAGACTTGGTTAAGCTGCAGGCCGGGGAGTACGTGTCTCTTGGTAAAGTGGAGTGCGCTCTGAAAAACTGCTCTATCATAGACAACATCTGCGTTTATGCAAACAG tGACCAGAACTATGTGATCAGCTTCGTGGTTCCCAACCAGAAAACGATGACCGTACTGGCCAAACAAAGAGGCATAGTGGGAGCATGGGAAGACATCTGCACGCACCCGGACATGGAGAGGGAGGTCCTGAAGGAGATCAAGGAGGTTGCTGCTAACA TTAAACTCCAGCGATTTGAGATTCCAATGAAGGTGCATCTGAGTCCAGAGCCGTGGACCCCTGAGACGGGCCTCGTCACAGATGCATTCAAGCTGAAGAGAAAAGAGCTGAAGAACCACTATCTCCACCACATAGAGAGAATGTACGGGGGCAAATAA
- the nxt2 gene encoding NTF2-related export protein 2 isoform X1, whose amino-acid sequence MLVCPAEQAQCRAVLRSCDDRKLWDFRTHVDQSCRYSEEFVNIYYDCMDKKRRNLTRLYLDKSTLVWNGNAVSGQEALSEFFESLPSSEFQVQTLDCQPVHEQATQGQTTLLVVTGGTVKFEGNKQRFFNQNFLLTAQATPNNDQPVWKIASDCFRFQDWNS is encoded by the exons ATGTTGGTGTGTCCAGCAGAACAAGCCCAGTGCAGGGCGGTCCTACGGTCCTGCGATGACAGAAAGTTATGG GATTTCAGGACCCATGTCGATCAGTCATGCAGATATTCAGAAGAATTTGTCAACATTTATTACGACTGCATGGATAAGAAAAGGAGG AACTTGACCCGACTGTACCTGGACAAGTCGACCTTGGTGTGGAATGGGAATGCCGTGTCAGGACAGGAGGCCCTCAGCGAGTTCTTTGAGTCTTTGCCTTCGAGCGAGTTCCAAGTTCAAACCCTGGATTGCCAGCCAGTTCATG AGCAAGCTACCCAAGGTCAGACCACACTGCTTGTGGTGACTGGTGGGACGGTGAAGTTCGAAGGGAACAAACAGCGTTTCTTCAACCAGAACTTTCTTTTAACAGCACAGGCTACACCCAACAACGACCAGCCTGTTTGGAAGATTGCAAGTGACTGTTTTCGTTTTCAAGATTGGAATAGCTGA
- the nxt2 gene encoding NTF2-related export protein 2 isoform X2, translating to MANTLDFRTHVDQSCRYSEEFVNIYYDCMDKKRRNLTRLYLDKSTLVWNGNAVSGQEALSEFFESLPSSEFQVQTLDCQPVHEQATQGQTTLLVVTGGTVKFEGNKQRFFNQNFLLTAQATPNNDQPVWKIASDCFRFQDWNS from the exons ATGGCGAATACGCTG GATTTCAGGACCCATGTCGATCAGTCATGCAGATATTCAGAAGAATTTGTCAACATTTATTACGACTGCATGGATAAGAAAAGGAGG AACTTGACCCGACTGTACCTGGACAAGTCGACCTTGGTGTGGAATGGGAATGCCGTGTCAGGACAGGAGGCCCTCAGCGAGTTCTTTGAGTCTTTGCCTTCGAGCGAGTTCCAAGTTCAAACCCTGGATTGCCAGCCAGTTCATG AGCAAGCTACCCAAGGTCAGACCACACTGCTTGTGGTGACTGGTGGGACGGTGAAGTTCGAAGGGAACAAACAGCGTTTCTTCAACCAGAACTTTCTTTTAACAGCACAGGCTACACCCAACAACGACCAGCCTGTTTGGAAGATTGCAAGTGACTGTTTTCGTTTTCAAGATTGGAATAGCTGA
- the psmd10 gene encoding 26S proteasome non-ATPase regulatory subunit 10 — protein MEGSVSNLEVCNLAYTGQFEKLKECILLDKSLACKIDQDRRTALHWACSAGHTNIVEFLLYLGVEVNLQDDALWTPLHIAASAGREDIVQSLISKGAQLNSINQNGCTPLHYAASKDRYEIALQLLEKGADPNVKDKYESTPLHRASSKGNLRLIQLLLKQSASTNIQDSQGNTPLHLACDEDRVEAAKVLVEHGASIYIENKEEKTPLQLTKGGLGNVLRRIVEG, from the exons ATGGAGGGTTCTGTATCAAATTTGGAGGTCTGTAATTTGGCGTACACTGGACAGTTTGAAAAACTAAAAGAGTGCATTCTGTTAGATAAATCGCTTGCCTGCAAAATAGACCAG GACCGTAGGACCGCCCTGCACTGGGCTTGTTCTGCTGGACACACCAACATTGTGGAGTTTCTGCTTTATCTCGGTGTTGAAGTCAATCTGCAAGATGAT GCTTTGTGGACGCCTCTTCACATTGCAGCATCTGCAGGCAGAGAAGATATTGTGCAGTCTCTAATATCCAAGGGAGCTCAGTTGAACTCCATCAATCAAAACGGATGCACCCCTCTGCACTACGCCGCCTCGAAAGACAGATATGAG ATCGCTCTGCAGCTGTTGGAGAAAGGAGCAGACCCCAACGTCAAAGACAAGTATGAGTCCACGCCCCTTCACAGAGCGTCTTCCAAGGGCAACCTCCGCCTCATCCAACTGCTTCTGAAGCAGAGTGCCTCGACCAACATCCAGGACTCGCAGGGCAACACACCTCT CCACCTGGCGTGCGATGAGGATCGCGTGGAGGCCGCCAAGGTGCTGGTGGAACACGGGGCCAGCATCTACATTGAAAACAAGGAGGAGAAGACCCCCCTTCAGCTAACCAAGGGCGGACTGGGCAACGTACTCCGACGGATTGTTGAGGGATGA
- the xiap gene encoding E3 ubiquitin-protein ligase XIAP, which produces MCALRQDNQLESDHMADFSEINNRLDSFRGSSLAQQVPAERLARAGFYYTGYADRVCCFSCEKTVENWCRGDTPLERHKEVSPSCIFLSCTQRTNFNLSCENRLTNGFSYNEEEEDLEYRLRRGEVVDESTYPMAPHMKSEEARLQTLSTWPSSSPVRPRDLAQAGLYYLGQSDRVQCFCCGGMLAGWEVGDTAWEEHNKHFPNCFFMLGHDVGNIPLHRGGVEEENSGRQHASACVPMGSFEERLGSFAGVLHPIDHERLARAGFYSAGTGDRVLCFRCGGGLKGWQPEEDPWEEHAKHYPGCSFLLTEKGQEYVNSIQLQDPRRNRTVSSHQNGFSGHGNEVLRSAMAQKAVGMGLEPSVVEKSILEKISKTGSDYSTLEQDVDPLEKLRELQREKLCKICMDRDIGIVFIPCGHLVTCTKCSESLIKCPICCGAITQKIQTYIA; this is translated from the exons ATGTGTGCTCTCAGACAAGACAACCAGTTGGAGTCAGATCACATGGCGGATTTTTCCGAGATCAACAATCGCTTGGACTCATTCCGTGGCTCCAGTCTGGCCCAGCAGGTACCAGCTGAAAGGTTGGCCCGGGCCGGCTTCTACTATACTGGCTATGCCGATCGTGTCTGCTGTTTCAGCTGCGAGAAGACTGTGGAAAACTGGTGCAGGGGAGACACACCTCTGGAGAGACATAAAGAG GTTTCCCCCTCATGCATATTTCTCAGCTGCACCCAACGCACCAATTTCAACCTAAGTTGTGAAAACAGACTGACTAACGGTTTTTCATAcaacgaggaggaagaagacctGGAGTATCgtttgaggagaggagaggtggtGGATGAGTCCACCTACCCAATGGCCCCTCACATGAAGAGTGAGGAGGCCCGGCTTCAGACCCTGTCTACGTGGCCCTCTAGTTCTCCTGTGAGACCCCGAGATCTGGCCCAAGCCGGCCTCTATTACCTCGGCCAAAGTGACCGGGTGCAGTGCTTCTGTTGTGGTGGCATGCTGGCCGGTTGGGAAGTGGGGGACACCGCTTGGGAAGAGCATAACAAGCATTTTCCCAACTGCTTCTTCATGCTCGGTCACGATGTGGGCAACATCCCGCTGCACAgggggggagtggaggaggagaacagcgGCAGACAACATGCAAGTGCATGTGTCCCAATGGGGAGTTTTGAGGAGAGGCTTGGCAGCTTCGCAGGCGTCTTACATCCGATTGACCACGAGAGGCTTGCCAGAGCTGGCTTCTACAGCGCAG gcACTGGAGACAGGGTGTTGTGTTTCCGGTGTGGCGGGGGCCTGAAAGGTTGGCAGCCTGAAGAAGACCCTTGGGAAGAACATGCCAAACACTACCCTGG atGCAGCTTCCTGTTGACAGAAAAAGGACAAGAATATGTCAACAGTATCCAGCTACAAGACCCACGACGCAACAGAACT gttTCAAGTCATCAGAATGGATTTTCTGGACATGGGAATG AGGTGCTGCGGTCGGCCATGGCTCAGAAGGCCGTTGGGATGGGTCTAGAGCCCAGTGTGGTGGAAAAGAGCATCTTGGAGAAAATCAGCAAGACAGGCTCCGACTACTCCACCCTGGAGCAAG ATGTGGACCCGCTGGAGAAACTGcgggagctgcagagagagaaactttGCAAAATATGTATGGACAGAGATATTGGAATCGTCTTCATCCCATGCGGACATCTGGTGACCTGTACGAAGTGTTCCGAGTCACTCATCAAGTGTCCAATCTGCTGTGGAGCCATAACACAAAAGATCCAGACCTACATCGCCTAA